In the Geobacter sp. FeAm09 genome, one interval contains:
- a CDS encoding DUF4124 domain-containing protein, with product MKRIVTVVAVTLLWSLPAMAETYSWTDRSGTVNFSDDYYSVPKQYRKKVRRLGDIDAQPAAADSGKGAGAGQQAALPEAGKGGAGEDSANDQYGGKKAEIWQQEFKGRYAEVKQLEKELLELEELVKKPVGISRERIQGLPQEFRATQKRYNDAVKAYNELNDAANKVGLPAEYRK from the coding sequence ATGAAACGGATTGTAACGGTTGTGGCGGTGACGCTCCTGTGGTCGCTGCCGGCGATGGCGGAAACCTACTCCTGGACCGACAGGAGCGGCACCGTCAACTTCAGCGACGATTACTACAGCGTGCCGAAGCAGTACCGCAAGAAGGTGCGCAGGCTGGGGGACATCGATGCCCAGCCGGCCGCGGCCGACAGCGGGAAAGGCGCCGGCGCGGGACAGCAGGCCGCGCTGCCGGAAGCGGGCAAGGGTGGTGCGGGGGAGGACTCCGCCAACGACCAGTATGGCGGGAAAAAGGCGGAAATCTGGCAGCAGGAGTTCAAGGGGCGTTACGCCGAGGTCAAGCAGCTCGAAAAGGAGCTGTTGGAGCTGGAAGAGCTCGTCAAGAAGCCGGTCGGCATCTCCCGCGAGCGTATCCAGGGGCTTCCCCAGGAGTTCCGGGCGACGCAGAAGCGCTATAACGACGCCGTCAAGGCGTACAACGAGTTGAACGACGCCGCCAACAAGGTCGGCCTGCCCGCCGAGTACAGAAAATAG
- a CDS encoding histidine triad nucleotide-binding protein, with protein sequence MDACIFCKIISGEIPSKKVFEDDRILVIEDIAPKAPLHLLLLPKRHFVNCLDMTEQDDALVGFIMRKAGEIARQKGYADSGFRLVQNNGEGVGQSVFHIHFHLLAGRDFTWPPG encoded by the coding sequence ATGGACGCGTGCATCTTCTGCAAGATCATCAGCGGTGAAATACCGTCGAAAAAGGTGTTTGAAGACGACCGGATTCTGGTCATCGAAGACATCGCCCCCAAGGCGCCCCTGCATCTCCTCCTGCTGCCGAAGCGGCATTTCGTCAACTGTCTCGACATGACCGAGCAGGACGACGCCCTGGTCGGCTTTATCATGAGAAAGGCGGGGGAGATAGCCCGCCAGAAGGGATATGCCGATTCCGGTTTCCGCCTGGTGCAGAACAACGGCGAAGGGGTGGGGCAATCGGTATTCCATATCCATTTTCACCTCCTGGCCGGACGTGATTTTACCTGGCCTCCGGGGTAA
- a CDS encoding TlyA family RNA methyltransferase has protein sequence MAVKQRLDTLMVERGLAPTREKAQALIMAGRVVVGDHAADKAGQQVAAAAEIRIKGEALPYVSRGGLKLKKALEAFGVDVDGLVALDVGASTGGFTDCLLQAGARKVFAVDVGYGQLAWSLRQDPRVVNLERTNIRHLAPDRLDESPVLAVIDASFIPLSRVLPAVVGLVRPGGRIIALIKPQFEVPRSDVGEGGIVRDPAAHDQAIAGVRQAAADLGIRVCGVCDSPILGADGNREFLILLALPEE, from the coding sequence ATGGCGGTAAAGCAGCGCCTCGATACCTTGATGGTCGAACGGGGCCTGGCCCCCACCCGGGAAAAGGCCCAGGCTCTCATCATGGCCGGCCGGGTGGTGGTGGGAGACCATGCCGCCGACAAGGCCGGACAGCAGGTGGCGGCCGCTGCTGAGATCCGCATCAAAGGGGAGGCGCTGCCCTATGTTAGCCGGGGCGGCCTCAAGCTCAAAAAGGCGCTGGAGGCATTCGGCGTGGACGTGGACGGGCTGGTTGCCCTGGATGTGGGCGCCTCCACCGGCGGCTTCACCGACTGCCTGTTGCAGGCCGGGGCCCGCAAGGTCTTCGCGGTGGACGTGGGGTATGGCCAGTTGGCCTGGAGCCTGCGCCAGGACCCGCGGGTCGTCAATCTGGAACGGACCAACATCCGCCATCTTGCCCCGGACCGGCTCGACGAATCGCCGGTACTGGCGGTCATCGACGCCTCGTTCATCCCGCTCTCCAGGGTGCTGCCAGCCGTAGTCGGGCTGGTGCGGCCGGGGGGACGCATCATCGCCCTGATCAAGCCCCAGTTCGAGGTGCCGCGAAGCGACGTGGGGGAGGGGGGCATCGTCCGCGATCCGGCCGCCCACGACCAGGCCATCGCCGGGGTCAGGCAAGCCGCAGCGGATCTGGGCATCCGGGTGTGCGGGGTCTGCGATTCACCCATCCTGGGGGCGGACGGCAACCGGGAGTTTTTGATTCTATTGGCACTACCGGAGGAATAA
- the pyrE gene encoding orotate phosphoribosyltransferase, whose amino-acid sequence MSDRDKLKQIILELSYEKRLVTLASGRQSDFYFDGKQTTLHAEGGFLVGKLFYEAIRDVAGVEAVGGITLGADPIATATSIAAHLDGRKMHAFIIRKEPKGHGTGQWLEGRKNLPPGTGVVIVEDVVTTGGSSMKAVRRAEEEGLKVLGIVTLVDREEGGRENIEAEGYWLKALFTKSDIVG is encoded by the coding sequence ATGAGTGACCGTGACAAACTGAAACAGATCATCCTGGAGCTGTCCTACGAAAAACGGCTCGTGACCCTGGCCTCCGGCCGGCAGAGCGATTTCTATTTTGACGGCAAGCAGACCACGCTGCACGCCGAAGGCGGCTTTCTGGTGGGCAAGCTCTTTTACGAGGCCATCAGGGACGTGGCCGGGGTGGAGGCGGTGGGGGGCATCACCCTGGGCGCCGACCCGATCGCCACGGCGACCTCCATTGCCGCCCACCTGGACGGCCGGAAGATGCACGCCTTCATCATCCGCAAGGAGCCCAAGGGGCACGGCACCGGCCAGTGGCTGGAGGGGCGCAAGAACCTCCCCCCGGGAACCGGCGTGGTGATCGTGGAAGACGTGGTCACCACCGGCGGTTCCTCCATGAAGGCCGTGCGCCGGGCAGAGGAAGAGGGGCTGAAGGTGCTGGGCATCGTCACCCTGGTGGACCGGGAGGAAGGCGGCCGGGAGAATATCGAGGCCGAGGGGTACTGGCTGAAAGCCCTGTTCACCAAGTCCGACATCGTAGGGTAA
- the purF gene encoding amidophosphoribosyltransferase: protein MEFTRPHEECGVFGVYNHPEASNLTYLGLYALQHRGQESCGIVSSDGTTLHAHKRMGLVADVFGNQEIFKKLPGRSAIGHVRYSTAGASVEKNVQPIMVDYSRGSIAVAHNGNLVNAQLLKAELEAYGSIFQTTMDTEIIIHLLAISHTNSLVDRIVDALNRIKGAYCLLFLTESRMIAVRDPNGFRPLCLGKLGDAWVVASESCALDLIEAEFVREIEPGEMIICTKDGGLKSLFPFKKVEPTPCIFEFVYFARPDSYIFGKNVYLARKELGRQLAREHGVDADIVIPVPDSGVPAAMGYAEEAGISFEMGLIRNHYVGRTFIEPAQAIRHFGVKIKLNPVREILKGKRVVVIDDSIVRGTTSRKIVKMVRNAGAKEVHMRISSPPTSYPCYYGIDTPNRKELISSSHTIDEICRYITADSLGYLSEEGLVNSVGMENTGFCKACFAGTYPVAFPRPDLKPQMGLFGEEYNEHE from the coding sequence ATGGAATTTACCCGGCCACACGAAGAATGCGGCGTTTTTGGCGTCTATAACCACCCGGAGGCATCCAACCTCACGTATCTGGGGCTGTACGCCCTCCAGCACCGGGGGCAGGAGAGCTGCGGCATCGTCTCGTCGGACGGTACCACGCTGCACGCCCACAAGCGCATGGGGCTGGTGGCCGATGTGTTCGGCAACCAGGAGATCTTCAAGAAACTGCCCGGCAGGTCGGCCATCGGCCATGTGCGCTATTCCACCGCCGGCGCCTCGGTGGAGAAGAATGTCCAGCCGATCATGGTGGACTACTCCCGGGGCTCCATTGCCGTGGCCCACAACGGCAACCTGGTCAACGCCCAACTGCTTAAGGCCGAGCTGGAGGCCTACGGCTCCATCTTCCAGACCACCATGGACACGGAGATCATCATCCATCTCCTGGCAATCTCCCACACCAATTCCCTGGTGGACCGCATCGTGGACGCCCTGAACCGTATCAAAGGCGCCTACTGTCTGCTGTTTCTGACCGAAAGCCGCATGATCGCCGTGCGCGACCCCAACGGGTTCCGCCCCCTGTGCCTGGGAAAACTGGGGGACGCCTGGGTCGTGGCCTCGGAAAGCTGCGCCCTGGACCTGATCGAGGCCGAGTTCGTGCGGGAGATCGAGCCGGGGGAGATGATCATCTGCACCAAGGACGGCGGACTCAAGTCCCTGTTCCCGTTCAAGAAGGTCGAGCCGACCCCCTGCATCTTCGAGTTCGTCTACTTTGCCCGGCCCGACTCCTATATCTTCGGCAAGAACGTGTACCTGGCCCGCAAGGAACTGGGGCGGCAACTGGCCCGGGAGCACGGCGTCGATGCCGACATCGTCATCCCGGTGCCCGACTCCGGCGTGCCGGCGGCCATGGGCTATGCCGAAGAAGCCGGGATCAGCTTCGAGATGGGGCTGATCCGCAACCACTACGTGGGGCGGACCTTCATCGAGCCGGCCCAGGCCATCCGCCATTTCGGGGTCAAGATCAAGCTCAACCCGGTGCGGGAGATCCTCAAGGGCAAACGGGTCGTGGTGATCGACGACTCCATTGTGCGCGGCACCACCTCACGCAAGATCGTCAAGATGGTGCGCAACGCTGGGGCCAAGGAGGTGCACATGCGCATCTCGTCGCCCCCCACCAGTTATCCGTGCTACTACGGCATCGACACCCCCAACCGGAAGGAGCTGATCTCCTCCTCCCACACCATTGACGAGATTTGCCGCTATATCACCGCCGATTCCCTGGGGTACCTGTCCGAAGAGGGGCTGGTCAATTCGGTCGGCATGGAGAACACCGGTTTTTGCAAGGCCTGTTTTGCCGGGACCTACCCGGTGGCATTCCCCCGGCCGGACTTGAAGCCGCAGATGGGACTTTTCGGAGAGGAGTACAACGAACATGAGTGA
- a CDS encoding phosphoribosylformylglycinamidine synthase subunit PurQ translates to MKKIRAIVITGNGTNCETEAAHACRLGGFDEAVIAHIAEILSGEIRLDDFHFLNLTGGFLDGDDLGSAKAQANRLKHAGVAGTGEKLVEQFTRFIADGKLILGVCNGFQLMVKMGMLPGFDGDFLTQRTTLTFNDCGRFQDRWVYLKTDAASPSVFTRGIERGVYLPMRHGEGKFLCDSAATLERIEREHLAVLKYSGPDYGAATMEFPLNPNGAQNAIAGLCDPTGRLMGLMPHPEAFVHYTQHPRWTREELPEEGDGLKLYRNAAEYVRKNLI, encoded by the coding sequence ATGAAAAAGATCCGTGCCATCGTCATTACCGGAAACGGCACCAACTGCGAGACCGAGGCGGCCCATGCCTGCCGTCTGGGAGGCTTCGACGAGGCGGTCATCGCCCATATCGCCGAGATCCTCTCCGGCGAGATCCGGCTGGACGACTTCCATTTCCTCAACCTGACCGGCGGCTTTCTGGACGGCGACGACCTGGGGAGCGCCAAGGCCCAGGCCAACCGTCTGAAACATGCCGGCGTCGCCGGCACGGGGGAGAAGCTGGTGGAGCAGTTCACCCGTTTCATCGCCGACGGCAAGCTGATCCTGGGGGTCTGCAACGGCTTCCAGCTGATGGTCAAGATGGGGATGCTGCCCGGCTTCGACGGCGATTTCCTGACCCAGCGCACGACCCTGACCTTCAACGACTGCGGACGCTTTCAGGACCGGTGGGTGTATCTGAAGACCGATGCGGCCTCGCCCAGCGTCTTTACCCGGGGGATCGAGCGGGGCGTCTACCTGCCCATGCGCCACGGGGAGGGGAAATTCCTCTGCGATTCGGCAGCGACCCTGGAGCGCATCGAGCGGGAACACCTGGCGGTGCTCAAGTATTCCGGCCCGGACTACGGGGCGGCGACCATGGAGTTTCCCTTGAATCCCAATGGGGCGCAGAATGCCATCGCCGGGCTGTGCGACCCGACCGGCCGCCTGATGGGGCTGATGCCGCACCCCGAGGCCTTTGTGCATTACACCCAGCATCCCCGCTGGACCCGGGAAGAACTGCCGGAAGAGGGGGATGGGCTGAAGCTGTACCGCAACGCGGCGGAGTATGTGAGGAAAAATCTCATTTAA
- a CDS encoding phosphoribosylformylglycinamidine synthase subunit PurS has product MAYRIEVALRESVRDARGERIKREIEHFLHLAVDEVRTIDVYTVDAALAPEELQQAAAGPFSDPVIQEWSIDRPLAAGFDFAVEVGFRPGVTDNVGRTGREAVEYLTGRPFAAGCGVYYSVQYLLKGAFGAADVERIATGLLCNTLIQRYSVLSAADFMARRGFAPTVPRVLAEVKAEVREIDLNVSDEELLRISKEGVLALTLEEMRIIQAHYRDPQVVAERATVGLGASPTDVELECLAQTWSEHCKHKIFSGTVQYEDEAGNKQEIKSLFKSFIQRTTKDVRAKLGDKDFCLSVFKDNAGVIRFNDRQSLVFKVETHNSPSALDPYGGALTGIVGVNRDPFGTGQGAKLIFNTDVFCFADPFYEKPLPSRLLHPRRIYEGVVEGVEHGGNKSGIPTVNGSLVFDERFAGKPLVFCGTAGIMPREINGQPSHEKSIKPGDLIVMTGGRIGKDGIHGATFSSEELNENSPVTAVQIGDPITQKRMFDFLIRARDKALYRFITDNGAGGLSSSVGEMAGECGGCRMDLAKAPLKYPGLNPWEILISEAQERMSLAVPPERIDEFLVMAERFGVEATVLGEFTDNGVFHILYDDRTVAWLPMAFMHEGLPPLQLPAKWEPPRHAEPAVQIKGDYSADLAALLSALNICSKESVVRRYDHEVQGGSVVKPFSGVANDGPSDAAVVRPILDSFEGVVTAHGICPRYSDIDTYHMTANAIDEALRNYVAVGGSLDLVAGLDNFCWCDPVLSEKTPDGPYKMAQLVRSNQALYDVCMAYNLPLISGKDSMKNDFYDGSTKISIPPTLLFSVIGKIEDARTAVTMDVKRPGDIVYLLGKTGDELGGSEYFALKGAVGNKVPLVDAERAYRRYQAYHQAATRRLVASCHDLSDGGLAVAAAESAFAGGYGMSLELSRVLWKGDAAGKSDATLLFSESASRHLVTVHPEQREEFENIMSGNCFASIGTVTAEPVLAIAGLGGTAVVRAGLAELKEAWQKTLREL; this is encoded by the coding sequence ATGGCATACAGAATTGAAGTGGCCTTGAGGGAGAGCGTCCGCGACGCCCGCGGCGAACGGATCAAGCGGGAGATCGAACATTTTCTGCACCTGGCGGTGGACGAGGTCCGCACCATCGACGTTTATACCGTGGATGCCGCCCTGGCGCCGGAGGAGCTTCAGCAGGCCGCCGCAGGCCCGTTCAGCGACCCGGTTATCCAGGAGTGGAGCATCGACCGGCCTTTGGCGGCCGGCTTCGATTTTGCCGTGGAGGTCGGTTTCCGTCCCGGCGTGACCGACAACGTGGGCCGCACCGGCCGGGAAGCGGTGGAATACCTGACCGGCCGCCCTTTTGCCGCGGGCTGCGGGGTGTACTACTCGGTGCAGTACCTGCTGAAGGGCGCCTTTGGGGCCGCCGATGTGGAACGCATCGCCACCGGCCTCTTGTGCAACACCCTCATCCAGCGCTACAGCGTGCTCTCGGCGGCCGATTTCATGGCCCGGCGCGGTTTCGCGCCAACGGTCCCCCGGGTGCTGGCCGAGGTCAAGGCCGAGGTGCGGGAGATCGACCTGAACGTATCCGACGAAGAGTTGCTGCGCATCAGCAAGGAGGGGGTGCTGGCCCTGACCCTGGAGGAGATGCGGATCATTCAGGCCCACTACCGCGACCCGCAGGTGGTGGCGGAGCGCGCCACGGTGGGCTTGGGCGCCAGCCCGACCGACGTGGAGCTGGAGTGCCTGGCCCAGACCTGGTCGGAGCACTGCAAGCACAAGATCTTCTCCGGCACGGTGCAGTACGAGGATGAAGCGGGCAACAAGCAGGAGATCAAATCCCTGTTCAAGTCGTTCATCCAGCGGACCACCAAAGATGTGCGCGCCAAGCTGGGCGACAAGGACTTCTGCCTGTCGGTGTTCAAGGACAATGCCGGGGTGATCAGGTTCAACGACCGGCAGTCCCTGGTCTTCAAGGTGGAGACCCACAACTCCCCCTCGGCCCTGGACCCCTACGGCGGGGCGCTGACCGGCATCGTGGGGGTCAACCGCGATCCGTTCGGCACCGGCCAGGGAGCCAAGCTGATCTTCAATACCGACGTGTTCTGCTTTGCCGACCCGTTTTACGAAAAGCCTCTCCCCAGCCGCCTGCTCCATCCCCGCCGCATCTACGAAGGGGTGGTGGAGGGGGTCGAGCACGGCGGCAACAAGAGCGGCATCCCCACGGTCAACGGGTCGCTGGTCTTCGACGAGCGGTTCGCCGGCAAGCCGCTGGTCTTTTGCGGCACGGCCGGGATCATGCCGCGCGAGATCAATGGCCAGCCGAGCCATGAGAAATCCATCAAGCCGGGCGACCTGATCGTTATGACCGGGGGGCGTATCGGCAAGGACGGCATCCACGGGGCGACCTTTTCGTCCGAGGAGTTGAACGAGAATTCGCCGGTCACGGCGGTCCAGATCGGCGACCCCATCACCCAGAAACGCATGTTCGACTTCCTGATCCGGGCACGGGACAAGGCGCTCTACCGCTTCATCACCGACAACGGCGCCGGGGGGCTCTCCTCATCGGTGGGGGAAATGGCCGGCGAGTGCGGCGGCTGTCGCATGGACCTTGCCAAGGCTCCACTTAAATATCCCGGACTCAACCCCTGGGAAATCCTCATTTCCGAAGCCCAGGAGCGCATGTCCCTGGCGGTGCCGCCGGAGCGGATCGACGAATTCCTGGTCATGGCCGAACGTTTCGGCGTCGAGGCCACGGTACTGGGCGAGTTCACCGACAACGGCGTGTTCCATATCCTCTACGACGACCGCACCGTCGCCTGGCTCCCCATGGCCTTCATGCACGAGGGGCTGCCGCCGCTGCAACTCCCCGCCAAGTGGGAACCGCCCCGGCATGCCGAGCCGGCCGTCCAGATCAAGGGGGATTACTCCGCTGATCTGGCCGCCCTGCTCTCAGCGCTCAACATCTGCTCCAAGGAGTCGGTGGTGCGCCGCTACGACCACGAGGTCCAGGGGGGCTCGGTGGTGAAGCCGTTCAGCGGCGTCGCCAACGACGGTCCCTCCGACGCCGCCGTGGTGCGGCCGATCCTGGACTCCTTCGAGGGGGTGGTGACGGCCCACGGCATCTGTCCGCGCTATTCCGACATCGACACCTACCACATGACCGCCAACGCCATCGACGAGGCGCTGCGCAACTATGTGGCCGTGGGCGGCTCCCTCGACCTGGTGGCCGGCCTGGACAACTTCTGCTGGTGCGACCCGGTCCTGTCGGAGAAAACCCCGGACGGCCCCTACAAGATGGCCCAACTGGTGCGTTCCAACCAGGCGCTGTACGACGTCTGCATGGCCTACAACCTGCCGCTGATCTCGGGCAAGGATTCCATGAAGAACGATTTCTACGACGGCTCCACCAAGATTTCCATCCCGCCGACCCTGCTTTTCTCGGTGATCGGCAAGATCGAGGATGCCCGCACGGCCGTCACCATGGACGTGAAGCGGCCCGGCGACATCGTGTACCTCTTGGGCAAGACCGGCGACGAGTTGGGCGGCTCCGAATATTTCGCCCTCAAGGGCGCCGTCGGCAACAAGGTGCCCCTGGTGGATGCGGAGCGGGCCTACCGGCGTTACCAGGCGTACCACCAGGCGGCCACGCGGCGGCTGGTGGCCTCCTGTCACGACCTCTCCGACGGCGGCCTGGCCGTGGCTGCGGCCGAGTCGGCCTTTGCCGGAGGCTACGGCATGAGCCTGGAACTCTCCCGGGTGCTCTGGAAGGGGGACGCGGCGGGCAAATCCGATGCAACGCTGCTCTTCTCCGAATCGGCATCGCGGCACCTGGTGACGGTCCATCCCGAACAGCGGGAAGAATTCGAAAACATCATGAGCGGTAATTGTTTCGCATCTATTGGCACGGTGACCGCGGAACCGGTGCTCGCCATCGCCGGGCTGGGCGGGACGGCCGTCGTGCGCGCCGGGCTGGCGGAGTTGAAGGAAGCCTGGCAGAAGACATTGAGGGAGCTGTGA
- a CDS encoding mechanosensitive ion channel family protein, with protein sequence MNRILGIIQGLFRPLDTDGPTLFWAKEILGALLILAIFWMLAQLAVMALNRWGKSLASFTSTDLDDRILQRTTPHVSRLLVTTGVYLAIRSLPLHEKLIVISSGALYIVLVIIVFNLIYHAFDELLQWYIAGRQHDKDALISRNMIPIAEKITMLFLMGTALIVILKHFNYDIFSLVTALGIGSLAIGMAAKDTLAHMISGFTLMLDQPFRIGDRIQLSGGQVGDVAGIGLRSTRIKTLDNQLLIIPNSDLCNTMLINQAFPDARAKGRVNIGVAYGSDVERVKALLAATALEVEEVLRDPAPEAYFVTFGDSALNMSLFFWVEEYSRLFGTIDKVNTLIIRRFAENGIEIPFPTRTVIMEPLAKRHEEADMQGASE encoded by the coding sequence GTGAATAGAATCCTGGGGATCATTCAAGGGCTTTTCCGGCCGCTGGATACGGACGGCCCGACCCTGTTCTGGGCCAAGGAGATCCTGGGCGCGCTCCTGATCCTGGCAATTTTCTGGATGCTGGCCCAACTGGCCGTCATGGCGCTGAACAGGTGGGGCAAAAGTTTGGCCTCCTTCACCAGCACCGACCTGGACGACCGCATCCTTCAGCGCACCACCCCCCACGTCTCGCGGCTTCTGGTCACGACGGGCGTCTACCTGGCGATCCGCTCCCTGCCGCTGCACGAAAAACTGATCGTGATCAGCTCCGGCGCTCTCTACATCGTCCTGGTGATCATCGTCTTCAACCTGATCTACCACGCCTTCGACGAATTGCTGCAGTGGTATATCGCCGGCCGGCAGCACGACAAGGATGCCCTGATCTCCCGCAACATGATCCCGATTGCGGAAAAGATCACCATGCTGTTCCTGATGGGCACGGCGCTGATCGTCATCCTCAAGCACTTCAACTACGACATCTTCTCGCTGGTCACCGCACTGGGCATCGGTTCGCTGGCCATCGGCATGGCGGCCAAGGATACCCTGGCCCACATGATCTCCGGTTTCACCCTCATGCTCGACCAGCCCTTCCGGATCGGCGACCGCATCCAACTGTCGGGCGGCCAGGTGGGGGATGTGGCCGGCATCGGCCTGCGCAGCACCAGGATCAAGACCCTGGACAACCAACTGCTCATCATCCCCAACTCGGACCTGTGCAATACCATGCTGATCAACCAGGCCTTCCCGGATGCCCGCGCCAAGGGGCGCGTCAATATCGGCGTGGCCTACGGCAGCGATGTGGAGCGGGTCAAGGCGCTTCTGGCGGCCACGGCCCTGGAGGTGGAAGAGGTGCTGCGCGACCCGGCGCCGGAGGCGTATTTCGTCACCTTCGGCGACTCGGCCCTGAACATGTCGCTCTTTTTCTGGGTGGAGGAGTATTCCCGGCTGTTCGGCACCATCGATAAGGTCAACACATTGATTATTCGCCGTTTTGCCGAAAACGGCATTGAAATCCCGTTCCCCACCAGGACGGTGATCATGGAGCCTCTTGCAAAACGTCATGAGGAGGCGGATATGCAAGGCGCAAGCGAGTGA
- the purB gene encoding adenylosuccinate lyase, giving the protein MIPRYTRPDMARIWEPENRFRIWLEIETLACEAQAELGVIPKEAVPVIREKGNFDIARIDAIEAEVKHDVIAFLTSVAEYVGPEARFIHQGMTSSDVLDTCLSVQLVQAADELLADLDAVLASIKERALEHKDTVCIGRSHGIHAEPVTFGLKLASWYAEMERNRRRLAAARENIATGAISGAVGTFANIDPYVEEYVCKKMGLTPEPVSTQVIPRDRHAEYFCVLALTASSLERIAIEIRHLQRTEVLEAEEFFSKGQKGSSAMPHKRNPILSENLTGQARYIRSMCIPALENVALWHERDISHSSVERYIGPDATVALDFSLRRLSGLIKNLVVYPKNMLDNLNKMKGLVFSQKILLDLTQAGVSREDAYRLVQRNAMKVWEQGKDFQEELLADQDVVGALGEAKIRESFDLNYHLKHVNTIFKRVFGE; this is encoded by the coding sequence ATGATTCCACGTTATACCCGCCCCGACATGGCCCGCATCTGGGAACCTGAAAACCGCTTCCGCATCTGGCTGGAGATAGAGACCCTGGCGTGCGAGGCCCAGGCCGAACTGGGGGTCATCCCCAAGGAGGCGGTGCCGGTCATCCGCGAGAAGGGAAACTTCGACATTGCCCGTATCGACGCCATCGAGGCCGAGGTCAAGCACGACGTGATCGCGTTCCTCACCTCGGTCGCCGAATATGTGGGGCCCGAGGCGCGCTTCATCCACCAGGGGATGACCTCCTCCGACGTACTGGATACCTGCCTGTCGGTACAGTTGGTCCAGGCCGCCGACGAACTGCTGGCCGACCTGGACGCGGTGCTCGCGTCCATCAAGGAACGCGCCCTGGAACACAAGGACACCGTCTGCATCGGCCGTTCCCACGGCATCCACGCCGAGCCGGTCACCTTCGGCCTCAAGCTGGCCTCCTGGTATGCCGAGATGGAGCGCAACCGCCGGCGCCTGGCCGCGGCCCGCGAGAACATCGCCACCGGCGCCATCTCCGGTGCGGTGGGCACCTTCGCCAATATCGACCCGTACGTGGAAGAGTACGTCTGCAAGAAAATGGGGCTGACCCCCGAACCGGTTTCGACCCAGGTCATCCCCCGGGACCGCCATGCCGAGTACTTCTGCGTTCTGGCACTGACCGCCTCGTCCCTGGAGCGCATCGCCATCGAGATCCGCCACCTGCAGCGCACCGAGGTGCTGGAAGCGGAGGAATTCTTCAGCAAGGGGCAGAAGGGGTCGTCGGCCATGCCCCACAAGCGCAACCCGATCCTCTCGGAAAACCTGACCGGTCAGGCCCGCTATATCCGTTCCATGTGCATCCCGGCGCTGGAAAACGTGGCCCTGTGGCATGAGCGGGACATCTCCCATTCCTCAGTGGAGCGCTACATCGGCCCGGACGCCACGGTGGCGCTCGATTTCTCCCTGCGCCGCTTGAGCGGCCTGATCAAGAACCTGGTGGTCTATCCCAAGAACATGCTGGACAACCTGAACAAGATGAAGGGGCTGGTTTTCTCCCAGAAGATCCTCCTTGATCTGACCCAGGCGGGCGTGTCCCGGGAGGATGCCTATCGTCTGGTGCAGCGCAACGCCATGAAGGTATGGGAGCAGGGCAAGGACTTCCAGGAGGAGCTGCTGGCGGACCAGGATGTGGTCGGCGCCCTGGGCGAGGCCAAGATCCGTGAATCGTTCGATCTCAACTATCATTTAAAGCACGTGAATACCATCTTCAAGCGAGTCTTCGGTGAATAG
- a CDS encoding MBL fold metallo-hydrolase codes for MKICSLASGSKGNSLYVETGDTHLLIDVGLSLRETLLRMEARGIDAGRVHAVLVSHEHIDHIRSVGAFARKFKVPVVASHLVCEKAEKYLHKTQRIEFEAGCALSLRDVRIDPFPITHDACDPVGFVLESGEGRCGSATDLGIVTRLVAEKLRGCRALNLESNHDVEMLMNGPYPWELKQRIKSRHGHLSNEESLELLFDLAHAGLEALVMAHLSEVNNHPDHVVRTTGAFLRDQNVCAPKIVIGDQYKASDVMTI; via the coding sequence GTGAAAATCTGTTCGCTGGCCAGCGGCAGCAAAGGCAACAGTCTGTACGTCGAAACCGGCGACACGCATCTGTTGATCGATGTGGGGCTATCGTTGCGCGAGACATTGCTGCGCATGGAGGCGCGGGGCATCGACGCCGGCCGTGTCCATGCCGTGCTGGTCAGTCACGAACATATCGACCATATCCGCAGCGTGGGGGCCTTTGCCCGCAAGTTCAAGGTGCCGGTGGTCGCCAGCCACCTGGTGTGCGAAAAAGCGGAAAAATACCTGCACAAGACGCAGCGGATCGAGTTCGAGGCCGGTTGCGCCTTGTCGTTGCGCGACGTGCGGATCGACCCGTTCCCCATCACCCACGATGCCTGCGACCCGGTCGGCTTCGTCCTGGAGTCGGGGGAGGGGCGGTGCGGTTCGGCCACCGACCTGGGGATCGTCACCCGGCTGGTGGCGGAAAAGCTGCGCGGCTGCCGGGCGCTGAACCTGGAATCGAACCACGACGTGGAGATGCTCATGAACGGCCCCTATCCCTGGGAGCTGAAGCAGCGCATCAAGTCGCGCCACGGCCATCTTTCCAACGAGGAATCGCTGGAACTGCTCTTCGACCTGGCCCACGCCGGGCTGGAGGCGCTGGTGATGGCCCACCTGTCCGAGGTCAACAACCACCCGGACCACGTGGTCCGCACCACCGGGGCCTTTCTGCGCGATCAGAACGTCTGCGCCCCCAAAATCGTGATCGGGGACCAGTACAAAGCAAGTGACGTTATGACGATTTAA